In Ornithodoros turicata isolate Travis chromosome 1, ASM3712646v1, whole genome shotgun sequence, the DNA window tattgccaggagcgaccgctagaggggtcccacggccctccgatcttatagccctctccttagtttcttacctccatgattCCTTGCGGGGGCGCTTGCATTTCTCCAGGACGCATTCTCGGCGCATCTGTGGATGGGCCTTTAGTGACTGCATCCGCGTAGGTGCCGTTTGCGGAGCAATGTGAGGCGACATCTGCAGTGGCTATTAAGATGTCATTACCTACAACGTCCGTCTTTTTCTTACTGGTAAACAAAAAAGCACTCTAATGAGCAACATCCTAAGTTATAACACGCGTTACCCGAGCATGGCCCTTGAACAAAAGTAAACAATGTAATTGTGTTGCCGAACTTTGTAAATTGATCAATGGGAGCTTAGTGTCTGAAAGTATTCTTGCCGAGTAACTACATTGAAGCTTCGTGTAATATTTACCTTTCACGCATAAGGTTAACGAGGACTTCCTATTCAGTTTACTCGTACCCTTCTTTGTCTGTGCGTGAACTAAGCAATTATGTGGTTTAGAAAAAATGGGCTGTGGAAGCAGTGAATATCACTATCACCGCTTTAGACGCTACTAACTGTTCTGTAGGCTCAATCATCTTCCTTTCCTTCCAGACAATTCTTTGCGGTTTCACTTTCGTCACAATTGCGCGTGCCGGCTTCCTTGGCGGAGGCGGGGGCGGTTTCGGCGGCGCCGATGGTTTTGGAGGTGGACAGTACGGGGGTGGTGGAGGCCATGGTGGTGGCATTGGAGGGGGATTCGGTGGTGGTGACCACggcggaggaggaggtggtgtcgGTGTATCGTATCTCGTAAGCACCGTCAGTAAGACCGTTGGCGGAGGTGGAGGCCATGGCGGATATGGTGGAGGAGGTTTCTCTGGAGGCCACGGCGGCGCCAATCTCGGAGGCGGTTATGGAGGAGGTTTCTCCGGTGGctatggtggtggtgctggcgtCGGCGGAGGTGCTGCTAAGATCATCATTATCAAGGACGCTGGAGGGGCCGGAAGCGTTGGAGGAGGATACGGCGGAGCTGGAGGCTTCGGCGATGGCCACGGCGGTGGATTTGGAGGTGGAATAGGAGGTGGTTATGGCGGACACCACGGCGGCGGATGGCAGTAAATGATGTCTGATCTCCCGCTTGAGGTGAGAAAAAGCGTGAAATGCTGGCTAGACGTACACACCTCAAATTAAACTTACTAAAACCAGCGATGCAATATAAAAAATCAGCATTCTACTACTCTTCTGCTACAGTAGCAATGTGCATCTGATATGGTCAGTACTGAGCCCATTTTCGTATGGCAGTTGAAGGATAGAGTAGTTgaatataaaaaagaaaactaacAATAACGGGctgtatttgaaattaaaagaTTTTTATGGGAGAAGAACTGAAGGGGCCGGTTGGTGTAGATCCATAAGTCGCGACACACTCGTGTTCCTGTTGGTACTCTCTTCGTTGTATTTGTGCGTCGCGACTTATGCATTTTTATGGGAATTTGACTCATATTATGGCTAACATTACGGCGAAatagaatttttttattattattattattattattattattattattattattattattattattattattattattattattattattattattattattattattattattattattattattattattattattattattattattattattattattattattattattattattattattattattattattattattattattattattattattattattattattattattattattattattattattatcagtgTGAAGCGTGACGGTAATTCATTGTACCGGATGTAGGTACAGACATGTGCGCTGTATGAGAAAATAGAAGTGATCAGGTTACTTTTCACGTCCCGTATTTTGCCATTGTCTAACTTTTGCCACAGAAAGAAGAATTTCGTACGAAGTGAAGAATGACGCATGTGTGCGAACCGCATGACCCCAGCATAGCGACCAGGTTCGGTACAACTGTACATAATGGAAAAGCTGTTTTGTGACTGCGAATAAAAAGTTGTTACCCTTATTGCAAGTTCTTCACTTTCTCCTCATTAATACAGGTAAATCCATTTCTGTACGTGATGACATCAGTCTAGTTACCCGTACCGCAAGGAAGAAGTTGATTGAATTTGGTAAATCAACGAGTAAACAATTTAAGCTCAGGCATAACAAACTTTTTGTCAACAACAGATGTTGTTGATGATCTGTACGCTGTACTTAATGTTATCGCATAACACATTATTCGTCTCACCTAATATTGCTTCTTGGTGACTTTAATTATCTCCAAATTCAATGGTTTTGTGAACCCACCGAAATCACGGCATACTCTAACGAATGTATCACTTTTTGGCATTGTGCAACGATTGTAATTTCAGTCAGTTAGTGACACGCCCTACACGACTAGGCTCTCCATGTGCGAGTATTCTTGATTTAGTTTTGACAACAACGCCGGATCTTAATTGTTTCCCCAATCTGTTTTTATGAGGGTCTAAGCGATGACTGTTTCTTGCATTTCGGCACCAACATACCAACAAAACGTGTACAACGACCTGAAAAACGATTCGAAACTATGCTAAAGGTAACTTTGATGCCATCAACAACAGTTTGTGTGAATATTTTGACTAATTTCTTTTGGACTTTTCCAGCAGAAATGTAAATCATAATTGGCAATTTTTCAAAGATAAAGTGACAGAACTTTCTAATACCTATATACCACTGGTGAGACTACGTCCGTCTTGGCACTCGCCATGGTACAATAGAAATCTTCGAAGGATTcccaacaaaaagaaaagattgTTTCGTGTTGCAAGAATAACGAACCGTCCTAAGAGAAGGCGGGCATACAAAGTCGCTACGAGAGAGTACAAAGCCAAACACACGTACTATACAGAGCGTCTGCCGGATATGCTAAAACGTAATCTTATAAATTATTCTGGAACATCTTAAACCCGAACAAGCAAGAAGAGAGTTCTGCAGTTTAAAGACGGATTGGGGAACCAGATCCCAGAAACTGAATGACCAAACGTGTTAAATGAAGTGTTTGCTGGTGAATTTTCAAATCATGGCAATGATAATGTTCCTACTCAAATCCCTTACAACTTTGTCCCTATGTCACCAGTCATTGTCGACACCTTAGGTATCATAAACATAATAAAATCTTCGAAAGTTTCATCTAGCTCTGGCATCGATAACATCACTTCCAAGTTCCTTATAGCTTTAGCCAATCTCTAGAAAAAGGTACCATTCCGGACGACAGGAAAACCGCGAAGGTGATTCCAATTTATAAGGCAGGGGACAGACTCAATCAAACTAATTATCGTCCCATCTCACTCGTCAGTGTCCCGTACAAAGCGCTCGAGCATATTACTCACATCTCGCACAGTTCTTGGAGGACAGCCCCTTGTTTAATTGTAACCAGCATGGATTCAGAAAAACGTTATCATGTGAAACGCAATTACTTTCGCTCGTACACGATTTGCGTTGCACCTTCGACAGCGGTTCTCAAACGGACTGTGTATTCATGGATTTTAAAAAGCATTCGACATTTTCTCACGCCCTCCTGTTAATAAAATTAGCTAGTATCAACTTAGATCCCAATGTTTTAACTTGGATACAATCGTTTCTGCAAGATCGCTATCAGTTCGTACATGCTAACGCTTTAGACTCTGAGATAGCTTCTGTACTACCCACCGTCCCCCAGGGATCAGTGTTAGTCCCTTACTTTTCCttatacagggtgcggcacgaaacgtgtcatttgaccatgATAAAAAAACGGCTCAAttgaaaaatatggggtaagcgGCTGCCTTCCGGCCATTCAATTTGCCACCtattaaaaatatttttgacaacttttaattgaaaaaaatttttttttgaattgaacttggaaatttgctagtcaatgtaacgtttttcttgctaaatCAGATAGCCCGTGGTTGAATTAGCCAAACCCACCGCAAAATACGTTACATACGGCGGTTATGTCCACAAAAGTCGTCCGAAAATTGAGGTTTAGTTGCGCATATTTCAGCGACGCACAATGAGGGGTTGTACCATTCTCCACCTGATAGACAGAGCAGCTGAAAAATAAGGGAAGGCTAGCGACAATGTAGTTTGCTGCTGTCAACGAATATCACACATAGAGGTCACCGCCCTCGTTATCGCTCTGTCAGGTGGCGAGTGATATGACCTCCTCACGCCGCTGTTTTGCGGCCGACTTAGTGCGCCATTAAACCTAAATTTTCGGGCCACTTTTCTGGACATAACTGCCGTACTACATAACGTATTTTGCAGTGGGTTTGGCTAATTCAACCACGGTCTATTTGatttagcaagaaaaacgttacactgactaggcaaatttccaagTTCAATTCAAGCTATTTAATTTTTTTCAATTAAAATTCGTCACAAATATTTTTAATGGGTGGCAAATTGAATGGCCGGAAGGCAGCcgcttaccccatatttttctgctgagccgtttttttataatgatcaaatgacacgtttcgtgccgcaccctATATACATAAACGATTTACCTAAATGTGTATCGTCTCCAATACGTCCATTTGCGGACGATTTTGTGATATATCGTGAGATAAACTCTTCTTCCGATAGCAGAGCGCTCCAGTCTGATCTTGACAACATACTCGAATGGTCTAAAATCTGGTCTATAGAATTAAATAAGTGTAAACACGTCAGAGTAATACGTAAGTATAGTCCAACTGAAACATACTACATTGATATGACTCACATTGTATCCGTAAACCATTATAAGTACCTTGGAGTTCACCTTACAAGCGATCTGACATGGAAGCACCATGTAGAATTTATTACGTCTTAAGCGAATCGCACTCTTGGCTACATAAGACGAAATTACCAGATGGCACCGATTGACCTAAAGCTCTCTTTATTCAACACCTTAATTCGACCTAAACTAGAATATGCGGCAGCGGTTTGGGAGTCAGCAGATGAATCGCAGAAGCAGGCCTTAGGAAGCACTCAAAACAGAGTCAGTCGATTCATTTTTGGCAATTACAGCTGTACCGCAAGCGTTAGTCTAATGAAACATAACTTACATTTACAGTGTCTCGATCTCAGACGTAAGGTTTCACGCCTGTCCTCTTTCACAAAATCGACCATCAGAGTGTCCACCTAAAAGTATCATTACTATTGCCTcctacatatacagggtgattcacgaaccatgtcatttggggtttataagaaaac includes these proteins:
- the LOC135390491 gene encoding uncharacterized protein LOC135390491 — encoded protein: MDSLKTILCGFTFVTIARAGFLGGGGGGFGGADGFGGGQYGGGGGHGGGIGGGFGGGDHGGGGGGVGVSYLVSTVSKTVGGGGGHGGYGGGGFSGGHGGANLGGGYGGGFSGGYGGGAGVGGGAAKIIIIKDAGGAGSVGGGYGGAGGFGDGHGGGFGGGIGGGYGGHHGGGWQ